From Cecembia calidifontis, one genomic window encodes:
- a CDS encoding rhomboid family protein codes for MYGGFWDNLRNAFRQNNNSLYKILAINIIVFFAMVIFRVVFTLSGAGKIYEGFRAYLMMPADLSVFIMQPWSLFTYMFFHEGLFHILFNLLFLYWFGLLVHEYLGSRKLANLYILGGIAGAMLYVLMYNISPYFSDVLPMAKMLGASAGVYAVVVGAATLAPNTTFHLILLGPVKIKYIAIFYVIIAFVNSAGSNAGGELAHLGGAALGFFYISQLRKGNDWGRPVQAVGQFFERLLDKKPKVKVSYRKKSYSTTESYTSSGASNMKSSSFSSANTPTQEEIDQILDKIAEKGYDGLSKEEKRKLFEFSKK; via the coding sequence ATGTACGGAGGATTCTGGGACAATTTGAGAAATGCATTCAGGCAAAACAACAATAGCCTTTACAAGATATTGGCCATCAACATCATTGTGTTTTTTGCGATGGTCATCTTCCGTGTGGTATTTACTTTGTCTGGAGCGGGAAAGATCTATGAAGGCTTCAGGGCCTACCTGATGATGCCGGCAGATCTTTCCGTATTTATTATGCAGCCTTGGTCGCTGTTCACCTACATGTTTTTTCATGAAGGTCTCTTTCATATCCTTTTCAATTTGCTGTTCCTGTATTGGTTTGGCCTATTGGTACATGAATACTTGGGGAGCCGTAAATTGGCCAATCTCTATATCTTAGGAGGCATAGCCGGGGCCATGTTGTATGTCCTGATGTATAATATTTCCCCTTATTTCTCAGACGTACTGCCTATGGCCAAAATGCTTGGGGCAAGTGCAGGGGTTTATGCAGTCGTGGTGGGAGCGGCTACGCTGGCCCCCAATACAACCTTTCATTTGATTCTTTTGGGCCCGGTAAAAATCAAATACATCGCCATTTTTTATGTGATCATTGCATTTGTTAATTCTGCAGGCAGCAATGCCGGTGGGGAATTGGCGCACTTGGGCGGGGCGGCTTTGGGGTTTTTCTATATCAGTCAGCTCAGAAAAGGAAACGACTGGGGAAGGCCCGTACAAGCAGTTGGGCAGTTTTTTGAAAGATTATTGGATAAAAAGCCAAAAGTTAAAGTCTCTTACAGGAAAAAATCTTACTCTACGACAGAAAGTTATACCTCATCAGGAGCATCCAATATGAAATCCTCTTCTTTTTCAAGCGCAAACACACCAACCCAAGAAGAAATCGATCAAATCTTGGATAAGATTGCTGAAAAAGGCTATGATGGATTAAGCAAAGAGGAAAAAAGGAAACTCTTCGAATTCAGCAAGAAGTAA